The genomic DNA AAGTTGTCCGTCTTCGGCGAGATAGTACAAAGCTCCCTGTCCCCGCCACAGGACGAAGACTTCGTCGGTATGTTGATGGACTTCGATCTCATCGGCATTCGTTAAGTCATAAAGCGGTTGCCAGTTGAGAATCGCTGCCATCCATTGAGGGGTAAAAACCAGGGGTTTATAACCTTCTCCGTTCCATTCGTGAATTTCGATCATTGTACCTTGCCTTTCCTGTTTTGGAATGTTGTTAGATTGAGTTTGACCGATGAAAACTTTGCAGCGCTTCCTTACTCGACGGTTGCCAGGCCACCTGTGTTGCAGTGATGGAGGATTTTTGCCGGATTGGGAATCAGCGGCAGGGCATGATAGCCAATCTGTTTGTTTGCCCGAACGTCTTCCTCGGCAATGCGGTGGGCTTCTCTCAGGATAGCCTGGCGAATGCTTTCGACATCAGGGCTTTCGAGGGCTGATACTTTATTCAGCACCCTGTCAATTGCCCAGGATAAATTCACGGCGGTCGGGCGAGAAGCTCGTAAGACTTCGGCGGCTGCCTGCAATTCCGGGAGCAATTGTTGCCCATTGGCTGCTTTAGAGGCGTTGGCTGCCAGAGCCAGGCCATACGCAGCTGCTACACCGATGGCGGGCGCACCGCGCACAATCATCAACTGGATGGCTTCAGCAACCTGACGATAATCCTTGAGTTCGAGATAGATGGTTTCTTTCGGGAGCGCCCTCTGGTCGAGCAACCATAGTGCTCCCTCTCGCCATTCAATACTCCGAAACGCAGTCATGGCAACTCTCCAGCAAAAAACCCCACGGCAAAGGATGCTTGACCTTATAGAGGTCGTTATAGGTTTGGTGCACTTGAATCTTTCAACGACCACCCAATTGTACCCCTTTTCTTGACAGGCACTATACTCTCGGTTATAGTGCAAGCCATGAGAGCGTGTGTGTTACCCCTCAGATTCAGACTGATCGGCCTGCTGCTGGGGAGTTTTGCCCTGGCTTGCAACCTGCCCGGCTTTCTTCTACCACCCCAAACCGACTCTGAAGCGCCCTTATCACCAACTGCTACTTCTACACCCGATTTCTTCCTCATACCCACCCCTGCTCCGACAGCTACTCCCTACCCTACGGTTGTGCCGGCTACCAGCATCGCCAGCGGTGAGCGCGCCCTGAGCAATGGGGATTGGGAACGAGCCCTCCAGGAATTCCGTCAGGCAGCCTCGGCGACCGAAGACTCTGACCTGCAAGCTGCTGCTTTGCTTGGCGAAGGCAAAGCCCGCTACGAGGTGGGTGACTACCGCGGAGCAATCAACCTGCTGGAGCAGCTCTTGAGGCAATATCCGCAGTCTGCTCATGTCCCCTATGCCTACTTCGTGCTGGGGGAGTGTTATAACGCCCTGCAACGCTACACAGAAGCAGCCGACGCTTTTCTGAATTATCTGGCTTATCGCTCTGGCGTGGTGGACGCTTATGTGTTGAACCTGCGCGGGGATGCCTTGATGGCTGCTGGTCGGTATAGCGAAGCTGCCAATGATTATCGGGCTGCCCTGCAAGCTCCCTCTTTTCTCGACCCCTTAGACATCCAGGTCAAACTGGCACGCACCCACGCCCTGGCTGGCGATTATCAAACGGCAATTGCCCTGTATGACGATGTGTATAACCGAACCAGCAGTGATGCTGTCAAAGCACAAATGGCATACCTGAAAGGGCAGGCATTCACCGCTCTGGGTCAACTGCAAGAGGCTTACGCTGCCTATCTGGATGCAGTGAATAACTATCCAACTGCTTACGACTCCTATCAGGCATTGGTGATCCTGGTCGAGGCGGGCGTACCAGTTGATGATCTGAATCGTGGTATTGTGGATTACTTTG from Anaerolineae bacterium includes the following:
- a CDS encoding Methylthioribose-1-phosphate isomerase, producing the protein MTAFRSIEWREGALWLLDQRALPKETIYLELKDYRQVAEAIQLMIVRGAPAIGVAAAYGLALAANASKAANGQQLLPELQAAAEVLRASRPTAVNLSWAIDRVLNKVSALESPDVESIRQAILREAHRIAEEDVRANKQIGYHALPLIPNPAKILHHCNTGGLATVE